In Notamacropus eugenii isolate mMacEug1 chromosome 1, mMacEug1.pri_v2, whole genome shotgun sequence, one genomic interval encodes:
- the NKX2-6 gene encoding homeobox protein Nkx-2.6, with translation MLSSPVTSTPFSVRDILRREHEQRCPQSNCAVFRGSNACRGQESQLSPGAQDPHKNPGAAASSHEPPGAGGCWRSSTTKEEFDTLGNCCDAVLEVTTEPAGMTRQGPGGDSISSSSGCPGGHCAESSKARPRRKPRVLFSQAQVFELERRFRQQRYLSAPEREHLASALQLTSTQVKIWFQNRRYKCKRQRQDASLELAGQPLPPPPLAARRVAVPVLVRDGRPCVRAGGQPYGAPPYAPYPGYCTPYSAVRAAGYQAIGSRANPSFAVANQPTQSSQGQLPATPRGVRAW, from the exons ATGCTATCAAGCCCCGTAACCTCGACGCCCTTCTCAGTCAGAGACATCCTCCGTCGGGAACACGAGCAGCGCTGCCCGCAGTCCAACTGTGCTGTGTTCCGTGGCTCCAACGCTTGCAGGGGGCAGGAATCTCAGCTATCTCCTGGTGCGCAGGACCCACACAAAAACCCTGGTGCAGCAGCCTCCAGCCACGAGCCTCCAGGCGCTGGTGGCTGCTGGCGCAGCAGCACGACCAAGGAAGAGTTCGATACCCTGGGGAACTGCTGTGATGCAGTCCTCGAAGTGACCACGGAACCGGCAGGGATGACAA GACAAGGCCCGGGCGGGGACAGTATCAGCAGCAGCTCGGGCTGCCCCGGAGGTCACTGCGCCGAGAGCTCCAAGGCTCGCCCGCGACGGAAGCCCCGCGTCCTCTTCTCACAGGCGCAGGTGTTCGAATTGGAGCGTCGCTTCAGGCAGCAGAGGTACCTGTCGGCGCCAGAGCGCGAACACCTGGCCAGCGCACTGCAGCTCACCTCCACGCAGGTGAAGATCTGGTTTCAGAACCGCCGCTACAAGTGCAAGCGACAACGTCAGGACGCGTCCTTGGAGCTGGCCGGTCAGCCGCTCCCGCCTCCGCCACTGGCGGCACGCAGGGTGGCAGTGCCAGTGCTGGTCCGGGACGGCAGACCCTGCGTTCGAGCAGGGGGCCAGCCCTACGGCGCGCCGCCCTACGCCCCGTACCCTGGCTACTGCACCCCTTATAGCGCTGTTCGCGCCGCCGGCTACCAGGCCATAGGCTCCCGCGCTAACCCGAGCTTCGCAGTGGCAAATCAGCCGACCCAGAGCTCCCAGGGCCAACTGCCAGCCACGCCGCGTGGCGTCAGGGCCTGGTGA